One window of the Opisthocomus hoazin isolate bOpiHoa1 chromosome 12, bOpiHoa1.hap1, whole genome shotgun sequence genome contains the following:
- the TDRD12 gene encoding putative ATP-dependent RNA helicase TDRD12 isoform X1 has protein sequence MEVLLLEIEDPGCFWVTMKGCGPYVVDEMEYKNLNAEMNQFYDKSYKDVDGVKPLTIEEGQICVVFSEELKCWCRAIIKSIMYCTDHYQTECFLVDYAKYIFVKSNDIRVALEAFMQIPYRAKRCRLYRTKPVTLRIDFFEGTAKIVPAKRWDSAATRYFQNLLKATTHMKAKLCAVEDNIFDVYLYVTIKDEKVCVNDDLVSKNFAHFEEAKENTWGSANYQENQTSLNIESLPVKSVNPARAFRPVLFQEKISTNLETGLAVSSSFQRSSTDLNESTACIVKAIPGLPVKENTAIHRDRLQQFLNFDLLKTHSIEDDEQSFQNLSEEKNFVFLSNKIEPSSNLETAPLFNDLKKELTRKKFLGPTFTESYCWPPVARGCDVVAISYQGNDPFLYIAPVLTFLQLGSCYKSLPNRSGPLALILCPGWKKAQLVFELLKTYERCSRQLHPMLIILGQNKEEARSVKIRGCEVIVTTPYSLLRLFEHHSLLFCRLCHLVLDEIEVLFSDATEQVFTVLDCYKKAIVTEEWVYSPHQIIAVGTRWNKHIAHLIKEFMNNPYIVITAMEEAAICGNVQQVVRSCMNNERTAVLLRILDFNHSNLQKVLIFTNSVNEAEMVHKALKSNSIFSLKIHKESEFNFKYILEQWTKKYSSGTRVVLVLTDDCMQSLGITDATCVIHFSFPSPRVFGQRLHSMSDNFCKVIKDSSVDQECTKAMSVILITENSACHALWILRYLQYAEAEIPPELHDFTAKMVEAEEDKKFSRPLCTYLKMFGICKNRTMCPDRHQINLQIDVPQNIPDKIIQAPGCVTILPLHIVNATNYFGRIVDKQKDQYTVLAEDINEYFKKPSNKISVKSVEKLAFYGLCEKTFYHRVQVVEISPKEEDNVFFNVKIKYIDEGRTSQVQSYQLLQLPAKFQCLPPQAVEFIVCRVKPIDNEIEWNPKVTHYINHKIKGKPHEAKIVHTLGNTAWVDPVVRVTRLSDLKMSVNEYNIRSEILSMGLGTDNPEHIMQLQKLCGHMKVLHHAENLEPLGMKEDTAGPESASNPQDMSAQENSSENCNSSKITFGNHPCGGVAQTAEADNSTLDQHKCFYPEIKWFQNEETVTVKVKIASATDCKCEFSKEKVVFSACSGDKPYLADMELHQYILAEQSTCVIKDEEAILVLTKEKKGVWLKLLKNKNPHLSFDFEHWEDFEDKSPFPVATSFFHQYDQKHLDSVAGRSKIQFSVKLTVCPSLCIWKTASLCTPLMSFRWDGQRN, from the exons ATGGAAGTCTTGCTGTTAGAG ATTGAAGATCCAGGTTGCTTTTGGGTTACTATGAAAGGATGTGGGCCTTACGTAGTTGATGAAATGGAATATAAAAACCTGAATGCTGAAATGAATCAGTTCTATGACAAATCATATAAAGATGTAGATGGAGTAAAACCACTAACCATAGAAGAAGGCCAG ATTTGTGTGGTTTTCAGTGAGGAACTCAAATGCTGGTGTAGAGCGATTATAAAGTCAATCATGTACTGTACAGATCATTATCAAACAGAATGTTTTCTTGTGGATTATGCcaaatacatttttgttaaatCAAATGA CATTCGAGTTGCATTGGAAGCATTTATGCAGATCCCATATAGAGCAAAAAGGTGTAGACTGTATCGCACAAAGCCAGTGACGTTGCGTATCGACTTTTTTGAAGGTACTGCAAAAATAGT ACCAGCCAAAAGATGGGATAGTGCTGCGACTCGGTATTTTCAAAACCTTCTCAAAG CGACTACCCATATGAAAGCCAAGTTATGTGCTGTAGAAGATAACATATTTGATGTTTATCTTTATGTGACAATAAAGGATGAAAAG GTATGTGTTAATGATGATCTTGTCTCAAagaactttgctcattttgagGAGGCTAAGGAGAATACATGGGGTTCTGCAAATTATCAGGAGAACCAAACATCATTGAATATTGAGTCTCTTCCAGTGAAAAGCGTTAATCCTGCACGTGCTTTCAGGCCAGTGCTCTTTCAGGAGAAGATATCAACAAATCTTGAAACAG GTCTTGCAGTTTCCAGTTCCTTTCAAAGGTCAAGCACAGATCTAAATGAAAGTACTGCGTGT ATTGTCAAAGCAATTCCAGGTTTGCCTGTAAAGGAAAATACAGCAATTCACAGAGACAG GCTTCAGCAGTTCTTAAATTTTGATCTTCTGAAGACACACTCAATTGAAGATGACGAACAG AGTTTTCAAAATCTTAGTGAAGAGAAAAACTTTGTCTTTTTAAGCAACAAAATTGAGCCATCGTCAAATCTGGAAACAGCACCCCTTTTTAATGATCTGAAAAAG gaaCTTACTCGGAAAAAATTTTTGGGCCCTACCTTCACAGAATCTTACTGTTGGCCACCAGTAGCTCGAGGATGTGACGTAGTTGCTATCTCATACCAGGGAAATGATCCTTTCTTATATATTGCACCAGTTCTTACATTTTTGCAGTTGGGAAGTTGCTACAAATCCTTGCCGAACAGGAGTGGA cCACTAGCACTTATTTTATGTCCTGGGTGGAAGAAGGCACAACTTGTTTTTGAGCTACTGAAaacatatgagagatgctccagacagCTTCATCCGATGTTGATAATACTTGGGCAGAACAAAGAAGAAGCTAGAAGTGTGAAAATCCGAGGAT GTGAAGTAATTGTGACTACACCGTATAGCCTCCTGAGACTGTTTGAACATCACAGTTTATTATTTTGTAGACTTTGCCATCTTGTTCTTGATGAGATTGAGGTACTGTTCTCTGATGCTACTGAACAG gtttttactgttttagattgTTACAAGAAAGCCATTGTTACTGAAGAGTGGGTGTATTCACCGCATCAGATTATTGCTGTTGGAACTCGTTGGAATAAACATATAGCACACTTGATAAAGGAGTTCATGAACAATCCTTACATTGTGATAACAGCTATGGAAGAAGCTGCCATCTGTGGAAATGTGCAACAG GTCGTGCGGTCTTGCATGAACAATGAGAGAACTGCTGTGTTACTCAGAATCCTGGATTTTAACCACAGTAACCTTCAGAAGGTGCTGATTTTCACTAATTCAGTAAATGAAGCAGAAATGGTTCATAAG GCACTGAAAAGCAACTCaatattttccttgaaaatacaTAAAGAGAGCGAGTTTAATTTCAAGTATATCTTGGAGCAGTGGACAAAAAAGTATAGTTCTGGTACTCGTGTAGTCTTAG TTTTAACAGATGACTGCATGCAGTCTTTGGGAATTACAGATGCAACTTGCGTGATacatttcagttttccttctccAAGAGTCTTTGGTCAGCGTCTGCACAGCATGTCTGATAACTTCTGTAAAGTGATAAAG gaTTCTTCTGTAGATCAGGAATGTACAAAGGCCATGTCAGTCATTCTGATAACAGAAAACAGTGCATGTCACGCACTTTGGATCCTGCGCTATTTGCAGTATGCAGAAGCTGAAATTCCCCCAGAACTGCATGATTTTACTGCCAAGATGGTAGAAGCTGAAGAAGATAAGAAATTTTCAAGGCCACTGTGTACCTATCTTAAAATGTTTGGGATTTGCAA GAATAGAACAATGTGTCCTGATCGTCATCAAATTAATTTACAAATAGATGTGCCCCAGAATATACCAGATAAAATTATACAAGCGCCTGGATGTGTGACA ATACTGCCTCTCCACATTGTAAATGCAACAAACTACTTTGGTCGAATAGTAGATAAACAGAAGGACCAATACACAGTTCTTGCTGAAGACATTAACGAGTATTTTAAGAAACCCAGTaataaaatttctgttaaaagtGTGGAGAAGCTAGCATTTTATGGATTATGTGAGAAAACATTTTATCACAg GGTTCAGGTTGTAGAGATTTCCCCAAAAGAGGAGGACAATGTGTTCTTTAACGTCAAAATTAAATATATAGATGAAGGCAGAACAAGTCAAGTTCAGAGCTATCAGCTGCTTCAGTTACCTGCAAAGTTCCAGTGTCTGCCACCTCAGGCTGTGGAATTTATAGTTTGTAGAGTAAAACCCATTGATAATGAAATTGAATGGAACCCAAAG GTAACTCATTATATTAAtcacaaaataaaaggaaaaccacATGAAGCAAAGATAGTACATACCTTGGGAAATACAGCTTGGGTTGACCCAGTG GTCCGGGTTACCAGGCTTTCAGATTTGAAGATGTCTGTCAATGAATACAACATTCGGTCTGAGATTTTGTCTATGGGTCTGGGAACTGACAATCCAGAACATATAATGCAACTTCAGAAGTTGTGTGGACACATGAAGGTACTACATCATGCAGAGAACTTGGAGCCTTT AGGCATGAAGGAGGACACAGCTGGTCCAGAGAGTGCGTCCAATCCACAGGATATGTCAGCACAAGAAAATTCTAGTGAAAACTGTAATTCTTCTAAAATTACTTTTGGGAATCATCCATGTG GTGGCGTAGCTCAAACTGCAGAAGCAGATAACTCTACGCTGGATCAGCATAAATG cttttatCCAGAAATAAAGTGGTTTCAAAATGAAGAGACTGTTACAGTGAAGGTTAAAATAGCAAGTGCAACTGACTGTAAATGTGAGTTCTCTAAAGAGAAGGTGGTTTTCAG TGCGTGTTCAGGAGATAAACCTTATTTGGCTGACATGGAGCTGCATCAATATATACTTGCAGAACAGTCTACATGTGTGATTAAGGATGAAGAGGCTATTCTTGTTctcacaaaagagaaaaaaggagtgTGGCTCAAATTGCTGAAGAACAAG AATCCTCATCTGTCTTTTGATTTTGAACACTGGGAAGATTTTGAAGATAAAAGCCCTTTTCCAGTTG CTACTTCCTTCTTTCACCAGTATGATCAAAAGCATCTGGACAGTGTTGCTG GAAGGagtaaaatacaattttcagtaAAGCTCACTGTATGCCCCTCACTGTGTATCTGGAAAActgcctccctctgcaccccgcTCATGTCATTTAGATGGGATGGACAACGTAATTAG
- the TDRD12 gene encoding putative ATP-dependent RNA helicase TDRD12 isoform X6, protein MKAKLCAVEDNIFDVYLYVTIKDEKVCVNDDLVSKNFAHFEEAKENTWGSANYQENQTSLNIESLPVKSVNPARAFRPVLFQEKISTNLETGLAVSSSFQRSSTDLNESTACIVKAIPGLPVKENTAIHRDRLQQFLNFDLLKTHSIEDDEQSFQNLSEEKNFVFLSNKIEPSSNLETAPLFNDLKKELTRKKFLGPTFTESYCWPPVARGCDVVAISYQGNDPFLYIAPVLTFLQLGSCYKSLPNRSGPLALILCPGWKKAQLVFELLKTYERCSRQLHPMLIILGQNKEEARSVKIRGCEVIVTTPYSLLRLFEHHSLLFCRLCHLVLDEIEVLFSDATEQVFTVLDCYKKAIVTEEWVYSPHQIIAVGTRWNKHIAHLIKEFMNNPYIVITAMEEAAICGNVQQVVRSCMNNERTAVLLRILDFNHSNLQKVLIFTNSVNEAEMVHKALKSNSIFSLKIHKESEFNFKYILEQWTKKYSSGTRVVLVLTDDCMQSLGITDATCVIHFSFPSPRVFGQRLHSMSDNFCKVIKDSSVDQECTKAMSVILITENSACHALWILRYLQYAEAEIPPELHDFTAKMVEAEEDKKFSRPLCTYLKMFGICKNRTMCPDRHQINLQIDVPQNIPDKIIQAPGCVTILPLHIVNATNYFGRIVDKQKDQYTVLAEDINEYFKKPSNKISVKSVEKLAFYGLCEKTFYHRVQVVEISPKEEDNVFFNVKIKYIDEGRTSQVQSYQLLQLPAKFQCLPPQAVEFIVCRVKPIDNEIEWNPKVTHYINHKIKGKPHEAKIVHTLGNTAWVDPVVRVTRLSDLKMSVNEYNIRSEILSMGLGTDNPEHIMQLQKLCGHMKVLHHAENLEPLGMKEDTAGPESASNPQDMSAQENSSENCNSSKITFGNHPCGGVAQTAEADNSTLDQHKCFYPEIKWFQNEETVTVKVKIASATDCKCEFSKEKVVFSACSGDKPYLADMELHQYILAEQSTCVIKDEEAILVLTKEKKGVWLKLLKNKNPHLSFDFEHWEDFEDKSPFPVATSFFHQYDQKHLDSVAGRSKIQFSVKLTVCPSLCIWKTASLCTPLMSFRWDGQRN, encoded by the exons ATGAAAGCCAAGTTATGTGCTGTAGAAGATAACATATTTGATGTTTATCTTTATGTGACAATAAAGGATGAAAAG GTATGTGTTAATGATGATCTTGTCTCAAagaactttgctcattttgagGAGGCTAAGGAGAATACATGGGGTTCTGCAAATTATCAGGAGAACCAAACATCATTGAATATTGAGTCTCTTCCAGTGAAAAGCGTTAATCCTGCACGTGCTTTCAGGCCAGTGCTCTTTCAGGAGAAGATATCAACAAATCTTGAAACAG GTCTTGCAGTTTCCAGTTCCTTTCAAAGGTCAAGCACAGATCTAAATGAAAGTACTGCGTGT ATTGTCAAAGCAATTCCAGGTTTGCCTGTAAAGGAAAATACAGCAATTCACAGAGACAG GCTTCAGCAGTTCTTAAATTTTGATCTTCTGAAGACACACTCAATTGAAGATGACGAACAG AGTTTTCAAAATCTTAGTGAAGAGAAAAACTTTGTCTTTTTAAGCAACAAAATTGAGCCATCGTCAAATCTGGAAACAGCACCCCTTTTTAATGATCTGAAAAAG gaaCTTACTCGGAAAAAATTTTTGGGCCCTACCTTCACAGAATCTTACTGTTGGCCACCAGTAGCTCGAGGATGTGACGTAGTTGCTATCTCATACCAGGGAAATGATCCTTTCTTATATATTGCACCAGTTCTTACATTTTTGCAGTTGGGAAGTTGCTACAAATCCTTGCCGAACAGGAGTGGA cCACTAGCACTTATTTTATGTCCTGGGTGGAAGAAGGCACAACTTGTTTTTGAGCTACTGAAaacatatgagagatgctccagacagCTTCATCCGATGTTGATAATACTTGGGCAGAACAAAGAAGAAGCTAGAAGTGTGAAAATCCGAGGAT GTGAAGTAATTGTGACTACACCGTATAGCCTCCTGAGACTGTTTGAACATCACAGTTTATTATTTTGTAGACTTTGCCATCTTGTTCTTGATGAGATTGAGGTACTGTTCTCTGATGCTACTGAACAG gtttttactgttttagattgTTACAAGAAAGCCATTGTTACTGAAGAGTGGGTGTATTCACCGCATCAGATTATTGCTGTTGGAACTCGTTGGAATAAACATATAGCACACTTGATAAAGGAGTTCATGAACAATCCTTACATTGTGATAACAGCTATGGAAGAAGCTGCCATCTGTGGAAATGTGCAACAG GTCGTGCGGTCTTGCATGAACAATGAGAGAACTGCTGTGTTACTCAGAATCCTGGATTTTAACCACAGTAACCTTCAGAAGGTGCTGATTTTCACTAATTCAGTAAATGAAGCAGAAATGGTTCATAAG GCACTGAAAAGCAACTCaatattttccttgaaaatacaTAAAGAGAGCGAGTTTAATTTCAAGTATATCTTGGAGCAGTGGACAAAAAAGTATAGTTCTGGTACTCGTGTAGTCTTAG TTTTAACAGATGACTGCATGCAGTCTTTGGGAATTACAGATGCAACTTGCGTGATacatttcagttttccttctccAAGAGTCTTTGGTCAGCGTCTGCACAGCATGTCTGATAACTTCTGTAAAGTGATAAAG gaTTCTTCTGTAGATCAGGAATGTACAAAGGCCATGTCAGTCATTCTGATAACAGAAAACAGTGCATGTCACGCACTTTGGATCCTGCGCTATTTGCAGTATGCAGAAGCTGAAATTCCCCCAGAACTGCATGATTTTACTGCCAAGATGGTAGAAGCTGAAGAAGATAAGAAATTTTCAAGGCCACTGTGTACCTATCTTAAAATGTTTGGGATTTGCAA GAATAGAACAATGTGTCCTGATCGTCATCAAATTAATTTACAAATAGATGTGCCCCAGAATATACCAGATAAAATTATACAAGCGCCTGGATGTGTGACA ATACTGCCTCTCCACATTGTAAATGCAACAAACTACTTTGGTCGAATAGTAGATAAACAGAAGGACCAATACACAGTTCTTGCTGAAGACATTAACGAGTATTTTAAGAAACCCAGTaataaaatttctgttaaaagtGTGGAGAAGCTAGCATTTTATGGATTATGTGAGAAAACATTTTATCACAg GGTTCAGGTTGTAGAGATTTCCCCAAAAGAGGAGGACAATGTGTTCTTTAACGTCAAAATTAAATATATAGATGAAGGCAGAACAAGTCAAGTTCAGAGCTATCAGCTGCTTCAGTTACCTGCAAAGTTCCAGTGTCTGCCACCTCAGGCTGTGGAATTTATAGTTTGTAGAGTAAAACCCATTGATAATGAAATTGAATGGAACCCAAAG GTAACTCATTATATTAAtcacaaaataaaaggaaaaccacATGAAGCAAAGATAGTACATACCTTGGGAAATACAGCTTGGGTTGACCCAGTG GTCCGGGTTACCAGGCTTTCAGATTTGAAGATGTCTGTCAATGAATACAACATTCGGTCTGAGATTTTGTCTATGGGTCTGGGAACTGACAATCCAGAACATATAATGCAACTTCAGAAGTTGTGTGGACACATGAAGGTACTACATCATGCAGAGAACTTGGAGCCTTT AGGCATGAAGGAGGACACAGCTGGTCCAGAGAGTGCGTCCAATCCACAGGATATGTCAGCACAAGAAAATTCTAGTGAAAACTGTAATTCTTCTAAAATTACTTTTGGGAATCATCCATGTG GTGGCGTAGCTCAAACTGCAGAAGCAGATAACTCTACGCTGGATCAGCATAAATG cttttatCCAGAAATAAAGTGGTTTCAAAATGAAGAGACTGTTACAGTGAAGGTTAAAATAGCAAGTGCAACTGACTGTAAATGTGAGTTCTCTAAAGAGAAGGTGGTTTTCAG TGCGTGTTCAGGAGATAAACCTTATTTGGCTGACATGGAGCTGCATCAATATATACTTGCAGAACAGTCTACATGTGTGATTAAGGATGAAGAGGCTATTCTTGTTctcacaaaagagaaaaaaggagtgTGGCTCAAATTGCTGAAGAACAAG AATCCTCATCTGTCTTTTGATTTTGAACACTGGGAAGATTTTGAAGATAAAAGCCCTTTTCCAGTTG CTACTTCCTTCTTTCACCAGTATGATCAAAAGCATCTGGACAGTGTTGCTG GAAGGagtaaaatacaattttcagtaAAGCTCACTGTATGCCCCTCACTGTGTATCTGGAAAActgcctccctctgcaccccgcTCATGTCATTTAGATGGGATGGACAACGTAATTAG
- the TDRD12 gene encoding putative ATP-dependent RNA helicase TDRD12 isoform X3: MEVLLLEIEDPGCFWVTMKGCGPYVVDEMEYKNLNAEMNQFYDKSYKDVDGVKPLTIEEGQICVVFSEELKCWCRAIIKSIMYCTDHYQTECFLVDYAKYIFVKSNDIRVALEAFMQIPYRAKRCRLYRTKPVTLRIDFFEGTAKIVPAKRWDSAATRYFQNLLKATTHMKAKLCAVEDNIFDVYLYVTIKDEKVCVNDDLVSKNFAHFEEAKENTWGSANYQENQTSLNIESLPVKSVNPARAFRPVLFQEKISTNLETGLAVSSSFQRSSTDLNESTACIVKAIPGLPVKENTAIHRDRLQQFLNFDLLKTHSIEDDEQSFQNLSEEKNFVFLSNKIEPSSNLETAPLFNDLKKELTRKKFLGPTFTESYCWPPVARGCDVVAISYQGNDPFLYIAPVLTFLQLGSCYKSLPNRSGPLALILCPGWKKAQLVFELLKTYERCSRQLHPMLIILGQNKEEARSVKIRGCEVIVTTPYSLLRLFEHHSLLFCRLCHLVLDEIEVLFSDATEQVFTVLDCYKKAIVTEEWVYSPHQIIAVGTRWNKHIAHLIKEFMNNPYIVITAMEEAAICGNVQQVVRSCMNNERTAVLLRILDFNHSNLQKVLIFTNSVNEAEMVHKALKSNSIFSLKIHKESEFNFKYILEQWTKKYSSGTRVVLVLTDDCMQSLGITDATCVIHFSFPSPRVFGQRLHSMSDNFCKVIKDSSVDQECTKAMSVILITENSACHALWILRYLQYAEAEIPPELHDFTAKMVEAEEDKKFSRPLCTYLKMFGICKNRTMCPDRHQINLQIDVPQNIPDKIIQAPGCVTILPLHIVNATNYFGRIVDKQKDQYTVLAEDINEYFKKPSNKISVKSVEKLAFYGLCEKTFYHRVQVVEISPKEEDNVFFNVKIKYIDEGRTSQVQSYQLLQLPAKFQCLPPQAVEFIVCRVKPIDNEIEWNPKVTHYINHKIKGKPHEAKIVHTLGNTAWVDPVVRVTRLSDLKMSVNEYNIRSEILSMGLGTDNPEHIMQLQKLCGHMKVLHHAENLEPLGMKEDTAGPESASNPQDMSAQENSSENCNSSKITFGNHPCGGVAQTAEADNSTLDQHKCFYPEIKWFQNEETVTVKVKIASATDCKCEFSKEKVVFSACSGDKPYLADMELHQYILAEQSTCVIKDEEAILVLTKEKKGVWLKLLKNKNPHLSFDFEHWEDFEDKSPFPVGTKKLYCAAAITEELVDSSDDSGKESDE, encoded by the exons ATGGAAGTCTTGCTGTTAGAG ATTGAAGATCCAGGTTGCTTTTGGGTTACTATGAAAGGATGTGGGCCTTACGTAGTTGATGAAATGGAATATAAAAACCTGAATGCTGAAATGAATCAGTTCTATGACAAATCATATAAAGATGTAGATGGAGTAAAACCACTAACCATAGAAGAAGGCCAG ATTTGTGTGGTTTTCAGTGAGGAACTCAAATGCTGGTGTAGAGCGATTATAAAGTCAATCATGTACTGTACAGATCATTATCAAACAGAATGTTTTCTTGTGGATTATGCcaaatacatttttgttaaatCAAATGA CATTCGAGTTGCATTGGAAGCATTTATGCAGATCCCATATAGAGCAAAAAGGTGTAGACTGTATCGCACAAAGCCAGTGACGTTGCGTATCGACTTTTTTGAAGGTACTGCAAAAATAGT ACCAGCCAAAAGATGGGATAGTGCTGCGACTCGGTATTTTCAAAACCTTCTCAAAG CGACTACCCATATGAAAGCCAAGTTATGTGCTGTAGAAGATAACATATTTGATGTTTATCTTTATGTGACAATAAAGGATGAAAAG GTATGTGTTAATGATGATCTTGTCTCAAagaactttgctcattttgagGAGGCTAAGGAGAATACATGGGGTTCTGCAAATTATCAGGAGAACCAAACATCATTGAATATTGAGTCTCTTCCAGTGAAAAGCGTTAATCCTGCACGTGCTTTCAGGCCAGTGCTCTTTCAGGAGAAGATATCAACAAATCTTGAAACAG GTCTTGCAGTTTCCAGTTCCTTTCAAAGGTCAAGCACAGATCTAAATGAAAGTACTGCGTGT ATTGTCAAAGCAATTCCAGGTTTGCCTGTAAAGGAAAATACAGCAATTCACAGAGACAG GCTTCAGCAGTTCTTAAATTTTGATCTTCTGAAGACACACTCAATTGAAGATGACGAACAG AGTTTTCAAAATCTTAGTGAAGAGAAAAACTTTGTCTTTTTAAGCAACAAAATTGAGCCATCGTCAAATCTGGAAACAGCACCCCTTTTTAATGATCTGAAAAAG gaaCTTACTCGGAAAAAATTTTTGGGCCCTACCTTCACAGAATCTTACTGTTGGCCACCAGTAGCTCGAGGATGTGACGTAGTTGCTATCTCATACCAGGGAAATGATCCTTTCTTATATATTGCACCAGTTCTTACATTTTTGCAGTTGGGAAGTTGCTACAAATCCTTGCCGAACAGGAGTGGA cCACTAGCACTTATTTTATGTCCTGGGTGGAAGAAGGCACAACTTGTTTTTGAGCTACTGAAaacatatgagagatgctccagacagCTTCATCCGATGTTGATAATACTTGGGCAGAACAAAGAAGAAGCTAGAAGTGTGAAAATCCGAGGAT GTGAAGTAATTGTGACTACACCGTATAGCCTCCTGAGACTGTTTGAACATCACAGTTTATTATTTTGTAGACTTTGCCATCTTGTTCTTGATGAGATTGAGGTACTGTTCTCTGATGCTACTGAACAG gtttttactgttttagattgTTACAAGAAAGCCATTGTTACTGAAGAGTGGGTGTATTCACCGCATCAGATTATTGCTGTTGGAACTCGTTGGAATAAACATATAGCACACTTGATAAAGGAGTTCATGAACAATCCTTACATTGTGATAACAGCTATGGAAGAAGCTGCCATCTGTGGAAATGTGCAACAG GTCGTGCGGTCTTGCATGAACAATGAGAGAACTGCTGTGTTACTCAGAATCCTGGATTTTAACCACAGTAACCTTCAGAAGGTGCTGATTTTCACTAATTCAGTAAATGAAGCAGAAATGGTTCATAAG GCACTGAAAAGCAACTCaatattttccttgaaaatacaTAAAGAGAGCGAGTTTAATTTCAAGTATATCTTGGAGCAGTGGACAAAAAAGTATAGTTCTGGTACTCGTGTAGTCTTAG TTTTAACAGATGACTGCATGCAGTCTTTGGGAATTACAGATGCAACTTGCGTGATacatttcagttttccttctccAAGAGTCTTTGGTCAGCGTCTGCACAGCATGTCTGATAACTTCTGTAAAGTGATAAAG gaTTCTTCTGTAGATCAGGAATGTACAAAGGCCATGTCAGTCATTCTGATAACAGAAAACAGTGCATGTCACGCACTTTGGATCCTGCGCTATTTGCAGTATGCAGAAGCTGAAATTCCCCCAGAACTGCATGATTTTACTGCCAAGATGGTAGAAGCTGAAGAAGATAAGAAATTTTCAAGGCCACTGTGTACCTATCTTAAAATGTTTGGGATTTGCAA GAATAGAACAATGTGTCCTGATCGTCATCAAATTAATTTACAAATAGATGTGCCCCAGAATATACCAGATAAAATTATACAAGCGCCTGGATGTGTGACA ATACTGCCTCTCCACATTGTAAATGCAACAAACTACTTTGGTCGAATAGTAGATAAACAGAAGGACCAATACACAGTTCTTGCTGAAGACATTAACGAGTATTTTAAGAAACCCAGTaataaaatttctgttaaaagtGTGGAGAAGCTAGCATTTTATGGATTATGTGAGAAAACATTTTATCACAg GGTTCAGGTTGTAGAGATTTCCCCAAAAGAGGAGGACAATGTGTTCTTTAACGTCAAAATTAAATATATAGATGAAGGCAGAACAAGTCAAGTTCAGAGCTATCAGCTGCTTCAGTTACCTGCAAAGTTCCAGTGTCTGCCACCTCAGGCTGTGGAATTTATAGTTTGTAGAGTAAAACCCATTGATAATGAAATTGAATGGAACCCAAAG GTAACTCATTATATTAAtcacaaaataaaaggaaaaccacATGAAGCAAAGATAGTACATACCTTGGGAAATACAGCTTGGGTTGACCCAGTG GTCCGGGTTACCAGGCTTTCAGATTTGAAGATGTCTGTCAATGAATACAACATTCGGTCTGAGATTTTGTCTATGGGTCTGGGAACTGACAATCCAGAACATATAATGCAACTTCAGAAGTTGTGTGGACACATGAAGGTACTACATCATGCAGAGAACTTGGAGCCTTT AGGCATGAAGGAGGACACAGCTGGTCCAGAGAGTGCGTCCAATCCACAGGATATGTCAGCACAAGAAAATTCTAGTGAAAACTGTAATTCTTCTAAAATTACTTTTGGGAATCATCCATGTG GTGGCGTAGCTCAAACTGCAGAAGCAGATAACTCTACGCTGGATCAGCATAAATG cttttatCCAGAAATAAAGTGGTTTCAAAATGAAGAGACTGTTACAGTGAAGGTTAAAATAGCAAGTGCAACTGACTGTAAATGTGAGTTCTCTAAAGAGAAGGTGGTTTTCAG TGCGTGTTCAGGAGATAAACCTTATTTGGCTGACATGGAGCTGCATCAATATATACTTGCAGAACAGTCTACATGTGTGATTAAGGATGAAGAGGCTATTCTTGTTctcacaaaagagaaaaaaggagtgTGGCTCAAATTGCTGAAGAACAAG AATCCTCATCTGTCTTTTGATTTTGAACACTGGGAAGATTTTGAAGATAAAAGCCCTTTTCCAGTTG GTACCAAAAAATTGTACTGCGCTGCTGCAATAACCGAAGAATTGGTTGACTCCTCAGATGACAGTGGAAAAGAAAGTGATGAGTAA